The Paenalcaligenes faecalis genome has a window encoding:
- a CDS encoding YhdP family phospholipid transporter, with the protein MMPLFRWLGRVLLVIYVLIVIVVLGVRYWLLPHIDELRTPITHALSAAMNSQVEIGRLTGRWQGLIPEIQIHDLQVHDEKQKNVHIPYINARIKWRSLLERQVLFSYLRVDGLQLSMWRDKAHQLHLGGQAVDLQESDATETNSGFVQWLIQQDQIELKDATLLWTDASRDAPPLYVDKMHGFLRNHEQKLQFNLQATPQLGLGQSLQLRGHLQQNAVQQNRLQGLLYVQLNELSPAAWRQWIDLPSDLTQATLDTQLWLQIEKNLITDITMDLRVYNGMWKSQHFGQIQARSLRFFGSGPWESFKAVADLQPIAQRLQADPFRLEMYGRDVVWQHPAFSQALSADQLILRAAREPQAPAITIQEFVMDSSQGHARLHGTWTPQGLDLSQGKFDLQGELQQVELKSLYQYFPVPAVSESVVDWLQHGLVSGRVPTAAIRLYGALSQFPFTEPSTGIFYVGGHFEHADIDYYPTTDLEKGWPKVEQATGYVTLRGNTLWVSADQATLRPNGKDALQASQVRVHIDDFSVDEPILSVKAHTEGPAQSYLGLMTHTDLGMWLDHVFDTTTATGQWQVPLDMRFNLENDDDLEVAGHIQFHNNNLALLQGVPPLEKVKGQLHFSDKGARAEGLTADWLGGHLSLSQQVGQANQYLLIKGKATMAALVDYVDIPALGEYVSGDLPYQLQIGLDSKKQLSVRLNSQLKGVGLHFPLPLSKERQHSMPLELRWQAFNDKQHQLIVTVDERLQLKLIENKTNSPFFNQGSVTWRQPAPAMPKQGMRVDLHHKELDLGAWQAVFAQLAPDSESGAPDVFPHLVNLRLKVDKGVLWGNQIDQLTYTLQQLESQRWRMDISSDQMAGTIHWQEDSQGVIQGEVQAALQRVHWQRQVGAPAAQKEELDPVVKEFELQLPSINLTIDDLRVDEWRLGRLHVQGRKQAESQPWQVSSFHLHNPHGDLQASGEWHLTGAQRGLGLSAQIQSDEIGQMLHYIGISDVLKEGKGSVQAQLHWHHFPWKTSLADIQADVEVELHHGRINQINSRAAKMLEFLSLQSLSRLAKFDFDLRGLTQNGFPFDDIKGKLHLTQQSISTSNFRVIGPVGTIVLEGKTDIETEQLDLRAVVVPNVDMSGAAIAAGIAVNPVVGIGAFLTQLLFKEPLAKAMTVQYQVTGPWDQLQTEEIKLKPKEPTLP; encoded by the coding sequence ATGATGCCGTTATTCCGTTGGCTAGGACGAGTTCTACTCGTTATCTATGTACTTATCGTTATTGTAGTGTTGGGAGTGCGCTATTGGCTATTACCGCACATTGATGAGTTGCGCACACCGATTACTCATGCTCTGAGTGCAGCGATGAATAGTCAGGTAGAGATAGGTAGACTTACTGGTAGGTGGCAGGGGCTGATACCAGAAATTCAAATCCATGATTTGCAAGTGCATGATGAAAAACAAAAAAATGTGCACATCCCCTATATTAACGCACGCATTAAATGGCGTAGTTTACTTGAACGGCAGGTGCTATTTTCCTATTTGCGAGTAGATGGGCTGCAGTTGTCGATGTGGCGTGATAAAGCACATCAGTTGCATCTAGGAGGGCAGGCTGTCGACCTTCAAGAGTCTGATGCCACAGAGACGAATAGTGGTTTTGTGCAGTGGTTAATCCAACAAGATCAAATTGAACTCAAAGACGCCACCCTGTTATGGACTGACGCCAGCCGTGATGCACCACCCTTATATGTAGATAAAATGCATGGTTTTCTACGTAACCATGAGCAAAAGCTTCAGTTTAATTTGCAAGCTACCCCACAGCTTGGTTTAGGTCAAAGCCTGCAGTTGCGAGGCCATCTGCAGCAAAACGCAGTGCAGCAAAACAGGTTGCAGGGGTTGCTTTATGTGCAGTTGAATGAGTTAAGTCCTGCGGCATGGCGCCAGTGGATTGATCTGCCTAGTGATTTAACACAAGCCACGTTAGACACACAGCTTTGGTTGCAAATCGAGAAAAATCTAATCACTGATATTACGATGGATTTGCGTGTTTATAACGGTATGTGGAAAAGTCAGCACTTTGGGCAAATACAGGCACGCTCTTTGCGTTTTTTTGGTTCTGGACCATGGGAAAGCTTCAAAGCGGTCGCGGATTTACAACCGATAGCACAGCGGCTACAGGCAGATCCTTTTCGGTTGGAAATGTATGGGCGTGATGTGGTGTGGCAACACCCCGCTTTTAGCCAAGCCTTATCTGCAGATCAACTGATTTTACGGGCTGCTAGAGAACCTCAGGCCCCGGCCATTACGATTCAAGAGTTCGTAATGGATAGCTCACAAGGTCACGCTCGTCTACATGGCACATGGACTCCACAAGGACTCGACTTATCACAAGGAAAATTTGACTTGCAAGGAGAGCTGCAACAGGTAGAACTCAAGAGCTTATACCAGTATTTTCCTGTGCCAGCCGTATCGGAATCAGTGGTGGACTGGTTGCAGCACGGTCTAGTGTCGGGCCGAGTCCCTACCGCTGCTATTCGACTTTATGGCGCGCTGTCTCAATTTCCCTTTACGGAGCCGAGTACGGGTATTTTTTATGTTGGGGGGCATTTTGAACACGCTGATATTGACTACTATCCAACCACAGATTTAGAAAAAGGATGGCCTAAAGTTGAGCAAGCCACTGGTTATGTAACCCTTCGAGGTAACACCTTATGGGTGAGTGCGGATCAGGCGACGCTTAGACCCAATGGTAAAGATGCATTGCAGGCTTCGCAGGTACGAGTTCACATTGATGATTTTTCTGTCGATGAGCCGATATTGAGTGTTAAAGCACACACAGAAGGGCCTGCTCAATCCTATTTAGGGTTAATGACACATACTGACTTGGGCATGTGGTTGGATCATGTGTTTGATACCACGACGGCAACCGGACAGTGGCAAGTTCCTTTGGACATGCGATTTAATCTCGAAAATGACGATGATTTAGAGGTGGCTGGGCATATTCAATTTCATAACAATAACCTTGCCCTATTGCAGGGAGTGCCTCCTTTAGAAAAGGTAAAGGGGCAGTTACACTTTAGTGATAAAGGGGCGCGGGCAGAGGGGCTAACAGCGGATTGGCTCGGGGGGCATCTCAGTCTGAGCCAGCAAGTAGGTCAAGCAAATCAGTATCTACTAATCAAAGGAAAAGCCACCATGGCCGCTTTGGTTGATTATGTGGATATACCGGCTTTAGGTGAGTATGTCAGCGGAGACTTGCCTTATCAGCTACAGATAGGCTTGGATTCAAAAAAGCAACTCTCTGTGCGATTGAATAGTCAGTTGAAGGGGGTCGGGCTACATTTTCCCTTACCTTTGAGCAAAGAGCGTCAGCACAGTATGCCACTAGAGCTGCGATGGCAGGCATTTAATGATAAGCAGCATCAGTTAATAGTCACCGTAGATGAGCGCTTGCAACTCAAACTGATAGAAAACAAAACGAATTCGCCCTTTTTTAATCAGGGCAGTGTGACATGGCGTCAACCAGCCCCTGCGATGCCTAAGCAAGGTATGCGGGTGGATTTACATCATAAAGAATTAGACTTGGGGGCTTGGCAGGCGGTGTTCGCACAACTTGCACCAGATTCAGAGTCAGGAGCGCCTGATGTATTTCCTCACCTTGTTAATCTGCGATTGAAAGTTGACAAGGGGGTGCTTTGGGGGAATCAAATTGATCAGTTGACCTATACCTTGCAGCAGCTAGAATCACAGCGATGGCGTATGGATATTAGTTCGGATCAAATGGCTGGTACTATCCATTGGCAAGAAGACAGTCAGGGTGTCATACAAGGTGAGGTACAGGCAGCCCTGCAACGAGTTCATTGGCAGCGGCAGGTAGGGGCTCCTGCTGCGCAAAAGGAGGAGCTAGACCCTGTTGTGAAAGAGTTTGAGCTACAACTACCCTCTATAAATCTTACCATTGATGATTTACGTGTTGATGAGTGGCGATTAGGCCGTCTGCATGTTCAAGGACGTAAGCAAGCTGAGTCCCAGCCTTGGCAAGTATCCAGTTTCCATCTTCATAATCCACATGGGGATTTACAGGCCTCAGGAGAATGGCATCTAACGGGGGCTCAAAGAGGCTTAGGACTGAGCGCACAGATACAGAGTGATGAGATAGGCCAAATGCTGCATTACATCGGTATTAGCGATGTTCTAAAAGAGGGTAAAGGTTCGGTACAGGCTCAGTTACACTGGCATCATTTTCCGTGGAAAACGTCATTGGCAGACATTCAAGCAGATGTAGAGGTGGAGTTACACCACGGTCGGATTAATCAAATTAACTCTCGCGCAGCGAAAATGTTGGAATTTTTGTCATTGCAGTCTTTATCTAGACTCGCTAAGTTTGATTTTGATTTGCGAGGACTAACGCAGAATGGCTTCCCTTTTGATGATATTAAAGGAAAGCTGCATCTTACACAGCAGTCTATTAGTACGAGCAATTTTAGGGTAATAGGCCCAGTGGGAACCATTGTTTTAGAGGGTAAAACTGATATTGAAACCGAGCAGTTAGATTTGCGCGCGGTGGTGGTTCCTAATGTGGATATGAGCGGGGCGGCAATTGCCGCAGGTATTGCCGTTAATCCAGTGGTAGGCATAGGGGCTTTTTTAACCCAGCTTTTATTTAAGGAGCCTCTAGCAAAAGCGATGACAGTACAGTATCAGGTAACGGGCCCTTGGGATCAGTTGCAGACCGAAGAAATCAAACTGAAACCCAAAGAGCCGACTCTACCTTAA
- the gdhA gene encoding NADP-specific glutamate dehydrogenase, whose product MKTATLTQFLQHLQQRDPHQPEFIQAVQEVYQSLWPFLEDHPEYADFGLLERLSEPDRVFQFRVTWVDDQGQTHVNRAFRVQHNNAIGPYKGGMRFHPSVNQSILKFLAFEQTFKNALTTLPMGGAKGGSDFDPKGKSDLEVMRFCQALMTELYHHIGADMDVPAGDIGVGGREVGYMAGMMKKLTRSNECVFTGKGFDFGGSFIRPEATGYGLVYFVTEMLAQEKKSLEGMRVAVSGAGNVAQYAVKKCLELGAKVLTMSDSSGTLYDPDGFTPEKLALLMEYKNHKRASLQEYANFTQTTFLAGERPWHIPVDIALPCAVQNELDLNDAKQLIANGVQCVAEGANMPTTLTATQEFHKAKVLFAPGKASNAGGVAVSGLEMCQGAQRLQWAACDVDNQLHQIMQRIHTSCVQYGKQGLSIDYVQGANIAGFVKVANAMLAQGVY is encoded by the coding sequence ATGAAAACCGCAACTTTGACGCAATTTCTCCAGCATCTGCAACAACGAGATCCCCATCAACCAGAATTTATACAAGCTGTCCAAGAGGTTTACCAAAGCCTTTGGCCTTTTCTGGAAGATCATCCCGAATACGCAGACTTTGGTCTACTCGAACGTCTATCTGAACCTGACCGCGTTTTTCAATTTCGCGTTACTTGGGTTGATGATCAAGGCCAAACACACGTCAATCGCGCTTTCCGAGTGCAACATAACAACGCAATAGGCCCTTACAAAGGCGGCATGCGTTTTCACCCCTCTGTTAATCAATCTATTTTAAAATTTCTAGCCTTCGAGCAAACATTCAAAAATGCGCTCACCACCTTGCCAATGGGCGGGGCCAAAGGCGGCTCTGATTTTGACCCCAAGGGAAAATCAGACCTAGAAGTCATGCGTTTTTGCCAAGCCTTAATGACTGAGCTTTACCATCATATTGGTGCGGATATGGATGTTCCCGCAGGTGATATTGGTGTAGGAGGTCGCGAGGTCGGCTATATGGCGGGCATGATGAAAAAGCTCACTCGATCAAATGAGTGTGTATTCACGGGTAAAGGCTTTGATTTTGGGGGGAGTTTTATCCGTCCCGAAGCCACCGGCTATGGCCTTGTCTACTTTGTCACTGAAATGCTAGCTCAAGAGAAAAAAAGCCTAGAGGGCATGCGAGTAGCGGTATCTGGCGCAGGTAACGTAGCACAGTATGCGGTTAAAAAATGCCTAGAGTTAGGCGCTAAAGTGCTTACAATGTCAGACTCAAGTGGAACACTGTACGACCCTGATGGATTTACACCTGAAAAACTTGCTCTGTTAATGGAATATAAAAACCATAAACGAGCCTCGCTGCAAGAATACGCCAACTTTACACAAACCACTTTTTTAGCTGGCGAAAGACCCTGGCATATTCCCGTTGATATTGCTCTACCATGTGCTGTGCAAAATGAACTGGATCTCAATGATGCCAAACAGCTGATTGCTAATGGGGTTCAATGTGTGGCTGAGGGTGCTAATATGCCGACCACTTTGACTGCAACCCAAGAATTCCATAAAGCAAAAGTATTGTTTGCCCCCGGCAAAGCCAGTAATGCTGGTGGTGTCGCTGTATCTGGTTTAGAAATGTGTCAGGGTGCGCAACGCCTACAATGGGCTGCTTGTGATGTGGATAATCAGTTACACCAAATTATGCAACGCATTCACACCAGCTGTGTGCAGTATGGCAAACAAGGCCTATCCATTGATTATGTCCAAGGGGCAAACATTGCTGGTTTTGTAAAAGTAGCTAATGCCATGTTGGCCCAAGGCGTTTATTAA
- the rho gene encoding transcription termination factor Rho yields the protein MHLNELKALHVSQLLEMAASLDIDNANRMRKQELMFAIMKKRAKQGEQIFGDGVLEVLPDGFGFLRSPETSYLASTDDIYISPSQIRRFNLHTGDSIEGEVRTPKDGERYFALVKVDKVNGMQPEAIKHRIMFENLTPLHPNQPMRLERDIKSEENITGRILDIFAPIGKGQRALIVASPKSGKTVMMQHMAHAITANNPDAILIVLLVDERPEEVTEMQRTVRGEVVASTFDEPATRHVQVAEMVIEKAKRLVELKKDVVILLDSITRLARAYNTVVPSSGKVLTGGVDANALQRPKRFFGAARNLEEGGSLTIIGTALIETGSRMDEVIYEEFKGTGNSEIHLERRLAEKRIYPAINLNKTSTRREELLIKPDLLQKIWVLRKFIHDMDEVDSMDFILDKVRATKTNTEFFEMMKK from the coding sequence ATGCATCTCAACGAACTAAAAGCTCTGCACGTCTCGCAGCTGCTAGAAATGGCTGCAAGCCTAGACATTGACAACGCTAATCGCATGCGCAAACAAGAACTTATGTTTGCAATTATGAAAAAACGCGCTAAACAAGGCGAACAAATTTTTGGCGATGGCGTACTCGAAGTATTACCAGACGGTTTTGGTTTTTTACGCTCTCCCGAAACCTCTTATCTAGCTAGCACCGACGATATTTATATCTCTCCTTCACAAATTCGTCGATTCAACTTACACACTGGGGACTCCATCGAAGGCGAAGTACGTACCCCTAAAGACGGTGAACGCTATTTTGCACTTGTCAAAGTAGACAAAGTCAACGGCATGCAGCCGGAGGCCATCAAACATCGTATTATGTTTGAAAACCTGACCCCTCTGCACCCAAATCAACCGATGCGCCTAGAACGTGACATCAAGAGCGAAGAAAACATTACAGGCCGTATCCTGGATATTTTTGCTCCTATTGGTAAAGGCCAACGTGCTTTAATTGTAGCCAGTCCCAAATCCGGTAAAACCGTGATGATGCAGCACATGGCTCATGCAATTACCGCCAACAATCCCGATGCAATCTTGATCGTTCTTTTGGTGGATGAGCGCCCCGAAGAAGTGACAGAGATGCAACGCACTGTACGCGGTGAGGTGGTCGCTTCTACCTTTGACGAGCCAGCCACCCGCCACGTTCAAGTGGCAGAAATGGTCATTGAAAAAGCAAAACGTCTTGTAGAACTGAAAAAAGACGTCGTTATTTTATTGGACTCCATTACTCGTTTAGCTCGTGCTTACAATACGGTGGTGCCGTCCTCAGGCAAAGTGCTAACTGGTGGTGTAGATGCCAACGCTTTGCAACGTCCTAAACGTTTCTTTGGGGCGGCTCGTAATCTCGAAGAAGGCGGCTCCTTAACCATTATCGGTACGGCTCTAATCGAAACCGGTAGCCGTATGGACGAGGTCATCTACGAGGAATTCAAGGGTACAGGTAACTCTGAAATTCACCTTGAACGTCGCTTGGCTGAAAAACGTATATATCCAGCCATTAACCTCAATAAAACAAGTACTCGCCGCGAAGAACTTCTCATCAAGCCTGACTTACTGCAAAAAATCTGGGTATTGCGCAAATTCATCCATGATATGGACGAGGTTGATTCCATGGACTTTATACTTGATAAGGTTCGTGCAACAAAAACCAATACAGAATTCTTCGAAATGATGAAAAAATAG
- the trxA gene encoding thioredoxin TrxA yields the protein MSQNIKNVSDASFSEDVLQSGQPVLVDYWAAWCGPCKAIAPILDEVAEQYAGRVTIAKLNVDENPETAAKFGIRGIPTLMLFKDGQPTETKVGALSKSQLQELLDNSL from the coding sequence ATGAGCCAAAACATTAAAAACGTATCCGATGCGTCTTTTTCTGAAGACGTGTTACAGTCTGGTCAACCCGTATTAGTCGATTACTGGGCCGCTTGGTGTGGCCCATGTAAGGCGATTGCCCCTATTTTGGACGAAGTTGCTGAACAATACGCAGGCCGTGTTACTATTGCAAAACTAAACGTAGATGAAAACCCCGAAACAGCCGCTAAATTTGGCATTCGTGGTATTCCTACCTTAATGCTGTTTAAGGATGGTCAACCAACTGAAACTAAAGTTGGCGCGCTTTCTAAATCACAGCTACAAGAACTCCTCGATAATTCTTTATAA
- a CDS encoding DNA topoisomerase IV subunit B — MYTRTDNPLHIIQEVIDNAADEALAGYAKQIIVTLHKDQSISVADDGRGIPVGLHPEENAPVVELVFTRLHAGGKFDKKDGGAYAFSGGLHGVGVSVTNALSTRLEVQVWRQGEIHQISFADGNLLEPLHIAGSAPKRKTGTLVRAWPDTQYFDVPTIPLAELKHVLRSKAVLLSGTTVTLINERTGEKLEWCYESGLSGYLQESLHDQELFIPLFVGAQFATADDENYALGEGAEWVVAWTLEGAVVRESFVNLIATPAGGTHEAGLRDGLYQAVKNFADLHSLLPKGLRLLPEDVFARVSFVLSAKILDPQFQGQIKERLNSRDAVRMISTFVRNALELRLNTEVDEGKKLADLVIRHAQARVRSTQRVEKRKSSGVAVLPGKLTDCESHDVSRTELFLVEGDSAGGSAKMGRDKSFQAILPLRGKVLNSWEVDQDRLFANQEIHDISVAIGVDPHQATDSPDLSGLRYGKICILSDADVDGSHIQVLLLTLFFRHFPALIQAGHIFVARPPLFRLDVPAVGKRPARKVYCLDQAELDSAIDKLRKEKVREDSWAISRFKGLGEMSAEQLWDTTMNPDTRRLMPVHHGLQGVAGSEQMFEMLMARSEASQRRSWLESKGNLADVDI; from the coding sequence ATGTATACCCGCACTGATAACCCTTTGCATATTATACAAGAGGTTATTGATAATGCGGCAGACGAAGCCCTTGCTGGGTATGCCAAACAAATTATTGTTACGTTACATAAAGACCAAAGTATCTCCGTTGCTGATGATGGTCGTGGTATTCCCGTAGGGTTACACCCCGAAGAAAATGCGCCAGTGGTTGAGCTGGTTTTTACACGCTTACACGCAGGGGGTAAGTTCGATAAGAAAGACGGTGGGGCTTATGCTTTTTCGGGGGGGCTACACGGTGTTGGGGTTTCTGTTACCAATGCGTTGTCGACTCGATTAGAGGTGCAGGTTTGGCGTCAGGGCGAAATACACCAGATTAGTTTTGCCGATGGAAATCTGCTGGAACCCTTGCATATAGCGGGCAGCGCACCTAAACGTAAAACAGGAACCTTGGTTCGGGCTTGGCCTGATACGCAGTATTTTGATGTGCCAACTATCCCTCTTGCAGAGCTTAAACATGTACTGCGTAGCAAAGCTGTTTTGCTCAGTGGTACGACTGTTACACTCATAAACGAAAGAACTGGCGAGAAATTAGAGTGGTGCTATGAGAGTGGATTAAGTGGTTATTTACAAGAGTCACTCCATGACCAAGAGCTATTTATTCCTTTATTTGTGGGGGCTCAGTTTGCCACAGCAGATGATGAGAATTATGCCTTAGGCGAGGGCGCGGAATGGGTCGTAGCGTGGACACTTGAGGGCGCGGTTGTACGCGAGTCTTTTGTAAACTTGATTGCTACCCCAGCCGGTGGAACTCATGAGGCTGGTTTACGCGATGGTTTATATCAGGCGGTAAAAAACTTTGCTGATTTGCATAGCTTATTACCTAAAGGCTTACGCCTATTACCCGAAGACGTATTCGCACGCGTTAGTTTTGTTCTTTCTGCCAAGATCCTAGACCCTCAGTTTCAAGGGCAAATTAAAGAGCGTTTAAATAGCCGTGATGCGGTGCGCATGATTAGTACATTTGTACGAAATGCGTTGGAGTTGCGCTTGAATACAGAGGTCGATGAGGGTAAAAAGCTAGCTGATTTAGTGATTCGTCATGCCCAAGCACGTGTGCGATCTACTCAGCGAGTAGAAAAACGTAAAAGCTCGGGTGTAGCCGTGTTACCTGGCAAATTGACTGATTGTGAGTCCCATGATGTGAGTCGCACAGAGTTATTTTTAGTCGAGGGAGACTCAGCCGGTGGATCTGCCAAAATGGGCCGAGACAAATCCTTTCAGGCGATTTTGCCATTGCGGGGTAAAGTCTTAAATTCATGGGAAGTGGATCAAGACCGTTTATTTGCTAATCAAGAAATTCACGATATTTCAGTGGCGATTGGGGTGGACCCGCATCAGGCCACTGATAGCCCGGATTTATCGGGTCTGCGTTATGGGAAAATATGTATTTTGTCTGATGCGGATGTGGATGGGTCACATATTCAAGTGTTATTGCTCACTTTGTTTTTCCGACATTTTCCTGCGTTAATTCAAGCTGGACATATTTTTGTGGCTAGACCGCCTTTATTTCGCTTGGATGTTCCTGCCGTTGGAAAACGCCCTGCGCGTAAAGTCTACTGCTTAGATCAGGCCGAATTAGATAGCGCTATTGATAAATTACGCAAAGAAAAAGTACGTGAGGACTCATGGGCGATTAGTCGATTTAAAGGCTTAGGTGAAATGAGTGCCGAGCAGTTATGGGATACCACCATGAATCCAGACACACGACGTTTGATGCCTGTTCATCATGGACTACAAGGGGTGGCTGGATCTGAGCAAATGTTTGAGATGCTCATGGCACGTAGCGAGGCTTCACAGCGACGTAGCTGGTTAGAGTCCAAAGGTAATTTAGCTGATGTTGATATTTAA
- the parC gene encoding DNA topoisomerase IV subunit A — MQPDLFASGAQEAPAAVTVAENDEAITLAQYAEQAYLDYAVSVVKGRALPDVSDGQKPVQRRILYAMNAMGLAAGAKPVKSARVVGDVLGKYHPHGDQAAYDAMVRMAQSFVLRYPLVDGQGNFGSRDGDNAAAMRYTEARLTPFANLLLDELGEGTVAFEPNYDGSQKEPVLLPARLPIVLLNGASGIAVGMATEIPPHHLGEIAAACIALLDDSDLSDEAFYAMIPGPDFPGGGQIISSAQEIQTIYKQGRGSIKVRARWEIEELARGQWQLVVKELPPGASTQKILEEIEEKTNPRIRAGRKALTADQQQTRALLLGLLDAVRDESGKDDPIRLVFEPKSSRIDRDEFINTLLAQTSMEGNSSINLVSIGIDGRPGQRTLRQMLEQWLVFRADTVRKRTQYRLDKVTDRIHILEGRMTVYLDVDAVIQTIRDADEPKVALMERFALTERQAEDILEMRLRQLARLEGFKIEQELAKQRKEQTALQKLLDSKTAFKRLLIKEIESDAKTFTDTRRTLIQEAERAVLENKVIDEPTTVIMSQQGWLRRRQGHGHDVQQFNFKSGDSYYDARECRSTDELIAIGADGRVYNVAVADLPSARGDGQPITALADVNSAAPIVQMVVGDSKQKLLIGAKSGYGFVTKLGDMSTRQRAGKQFITVTEDDTLLAPLYVAPNHTLLALLSAAGRFLIIDIAELRELSGGGRGTKLMDLDDGDEIVQWATGPETGFVLSGVYRRRQTDWDITGSVLESYQAKRARKGKTLERKISDAVLKAAVITE, encoded by the coding sequence ATGCAACCTGATTTGTTTGCATCGGGGGCGCAAGAGGCTCCCGCTGCGGTGACTGTGGCTGAAAATGACGAGGCCATCACCCTAGCTCAATATGCAGAACAAGCGTATTTGGACTATGCCGTTTCTGTAGTGAAAGGGCGGGCTCTTCCAGATGTGTCTGACGGTCAAAAGCCGGTACAGCGTAGAATTCTATATGCCATGAATGCAATGGGTTTAGCCGCAGGCGCTAAACCCGTTAAATCTGCTCGTGTGGTGGGTGATGTACTAGGTAAATATCACCCGCATGGTGATCAGGCGGCTTATGATGCGATGGTACGCATGGCCCAAAGCTTTGTGTTGCGTTACCCCCTAGTTGATGGGCAAGGTAACTTTGGTTCTAGAGATGGTGATAACGCAGCAGCCATGCGTTATACCGAAGCTCGACTCACCCCGTTTGCGAACTTATTGTTAGACGAGCTCGGTGAGGGAACAGTAGCCTTTGAGCCAAATTATGATGGCTCACAAAAAGAACCGGTTCTGTTACCGGCGCGCTTACCCATTGTGCTTTTAAATGGAGCGTCAGGAATTGCGGTGGGTATGGCCACAGAGATCCCTCCACATCATTTAGGTGAAATTGCTGCGGCTTGTATTGCTTTGCTTGATGATTCTGATTTGTCTGATGAGGCGTTTTACGCCATGATTCCGGGGCCGGATTTTCCAGGCGGTGGACAAATTATTTCTTCTGCACAAGAGATACAGACCATTTATAAGCAGGGCCGGGGTTCCATTAAAGTACGAGCTCGTTGGGAAATAGAGGAGTTAGCCCGTGGTCAATGGCAGCTGGTGGTTAAAGAATTACCACCCGGGGCATCTACGCAAAAGATTCTTGAGGAAATAGAGGAAAAAACAAACCCTCGTATTCGAGCAGGCCGTAAGGCCTTGACGGCAGATCAGCAGCAAACGCGTGCTTTATTGCTCGGGTTATTAGATGCTGTACGTGATGAGTCAGGCAAAGACGACCCTATCCGTTTGGTGTTTGAGCCTAAGTCTAGCCGTATTGATAGAGATGAATTTATCAATACCTTATTAGCGCAAACCAGCATGGAAGGTAACAGCAGTATTAACTTAGTGAGTATTGGTATAGATGGTAGGCCCGGGCAGCGTACTTTACGTCAGATGCTTGAACAATGGCTTGTTTTCCGTGCTGATACGGTGCGTAAGCGCACGCAATATCGTTTAGATAAAGTCACCGATCGTATTCATATACTAGAGGGTCGGATGACGGTGTATCTAGACGTAGATGCTGTTATTCAAACCATTCGTGATGCAGATGAGCCTAAAGTTGCCCTTATGGAACGCTTTGCGTTAACAGAGCGCCAAGCTGAGGATATTCTTGAGATGCGCTTGCGTCAATTGGCGCGTCTTGAGGGGTTTAAAATTGAACAAGAGCTAGCCAAGCAACGTAAAGAGCAAACGGCCTTACAAAAACTACTAGATAGTAAAACGGCCTTTAAGCGATTGCTAATAAAAGAAATTGAAAGTGATGCTAAAACGTTCACTGATACGCGTCGTACTTTGATTCAAGAAGCTGAGCGTGCTGTTTTAGAAAATAAAGTGATTGATGAGCCCACAACTGTGATTATGTCTCAACAGGGTTGGCTACGACGACGTCAAGGGCATGGACATGATGTCCAGCAATTTAACTTTAAAAGTGGTGATAGCTATTACGATGCACGTGAATGTCGTAGTACTGATGAGCTCATTGCTATCGGAGCAGATGGGCGTGTTTATAATGTGGCCGTGGCAGATTTGCCCTCAGCCCGAGGTGATGGCCAGCCTATTACTGCTCTAGCAGACGTGAATAGTGCCGCACCTATCGTGCAAATGGTGGTGGGCGATAGTAAACAAAAATTACTAATCGGGGCTAAAAGTGGTTATGGATTTGTGACTAAGCTAGGTGATATGTCTACACGTCAGCGTGCGGGTAAACAATTTATCACGGTCACTGAGGACGATACCTTGTTAGCTCCTTTATATGTTGCACCTAACCATACCTTATTAGCGCTACTTAGTGCCGCTGGGCGATTTTTAATTATTGATATAGCGGAACTACGAGAGTTAAGCGGTGGTGGCCGAGGTACAAAGTTGATGGATTTAGACGACGGTGATGAAATTGTTCAGTGGGCCACTGGGCCAGAGACTGGATTTGTGTTGTCTGGTGTCTATCGTCGTCGTCAAACAGATTGGGATATTACTGGATCTGTTTTGGAATCCTACCAAGCTAAGCGCGCCCGTAAAGGAAAAACGCTTGAACGTAAAATAAGCGATGCAGTCTTAAAAGCTGCAGTGATAACGGAATAA